The following proteins are encoded in a genomic region of Galbibacter sp. BG1:
- a CDS encoding TerB family tellurite resistance protein, which yields MSISDLYSSGFRERNRDHFAAIVRVALSDGELSPEEKAFLDRLAHHLDISPELYDSILENPSAFPVNPPSLYEARLERLYDIARMIYADHIEDDDEMRIMRRLSIGLGFNPANVDLINKKAMDLIHMHVDLETFIEEIKYMNR from the coding sequence ATGTCAATTTCAGATTTATATTCTTCAGGATTTAGGGAAAGAAATCGCGATCATTTTGCAGCCATTGTAAGAGTTGCATTGTCGGATGGCGAATTAAGCCCAGAAGAAAAAGCATTTTTAGACCGTTTGGCTCACCATTTGGATATTTCTCCAGAGCTTTACGATAGTATTTTGGAAAATCCTTCTGCATTCCCAGTAAATCCTCCTTCTTTATACGAGGCTCGCTTGGAAAGGCTATACGATATTGCCCGAATGATTTATGCTGACCATATAGAAGACGATGATGAAATGCGTATTATGAGACGTTTATCTATTGGTTTGGGTTTCAACCCTGCCAACGTAGACCTTATCAACAAGAAAGCGATGGATCTTATCCACATGCACGTGGATCTAGAAACTTTTATTGAAGAAATAAAATACATGAATAGGTAA
- a CDS encoding ferritin-like domain-containing protein gives MSYTEDVAKKINELLEKNYDAHKGFLNSADNVDSTNLKTYFKSKAAERENFAEELKREIISFGEKPVDSGSITGDAHRTWMNIKSALSTNDEESILEEVQRGEKASLEDYNEVLSETSLPQSTNAMLTRQRNAIQNSVNNAKRYESIVD, from the coding sequence ATGAGCTATACAGAAGATGTTGCCAAAAAAATAAATGAATTATTAGAAAAGAATTACGATGCCCACAAAGGGTTTTTAAACTCAGCAGATAATGTGGACAGCACCAATCTTAAAACTTATTTTAAGAGCAAAGCTGCAGAGCGTGAAAATTTTGCAGAGGAATTAAAAAGGGAAATTATCTCTTTTGGAGAGAAGCCGGTAGATTCGGGAAGTATTACCGGAGATGCCCATAGAACTTGGATGAATATAAAATCGGCATTATCCACGAACGATGAAGAATCTATATTGGAAGAGGTTCAACGTGGGGAGAAAGCAAGTTTAGAAGATTATAATGAAGTGCTTTCGGAAACTTCTTTGCCACAATCTACAAACGCTATGTTAACAAGACAGCGTAATGCAATACAAAATTCGGTAAATAATGCCAAGCGTTACGAAAGTATTGTAGACTAA
- the dnaE gene encoding DNA polymerase III subunit alpha, translating into MYLIFDTETTGLPKRWDAPITDVDNWPRAIQIAWQLHDEMGNVIEHQDYLIKPEGFNIPFDAEKIHGISTELALEKGYPLQEVLEKFNIALNKTKFVVGQNVGFDVNIMGAEFHRDGMESSLVDLPVLDTCTETTAELCKIPGGRGGKFKLPTLTELHEFLFNEPFAEAHNATADVEATTRCFLELIRKEVFTAEELDVSPEYFRNFSEANPQPIELIGLKHINLKKASEEIRKQLAKEAPSEEISKEELHQNIKELAEVEFAHLHNYSQFSILQATSSIPDLVAATAKANMPAVALTDMANMMGAFHFVKEVGNHNKAVQAKIDEALANGEEPTEKLIKPIVGCTLNVCENHLDKSVKDNGYQIVMLAKNKKGYHNLAKMSSIAYTKGFYYVPRIDKKVVEQYKEDIIVLTGNLYGEVPSKLLNVGEVQAEESLLWWKEQFGEDLYVEIMRHDQEDENRVNDDLVKLANKHQVQLVATNNTYYIGKEDANAHDILLCVKDGEKKDTPIGRGRGYRYGLPNQEYYFKSSDEMKAIFKDLPDAIFNIQGIIDKIEPFELARDVLLPAFTIPEEFQVEEDKHDGGKRGENIYLYHLTYEGAKKRYPEITDEIRERLDFELSVIENTGYPGYFLIVQDFIAAAREMDVSVGPGRGSAAGSAVAYCLGITNIDPIHYDLLFERFLNPDRVSLPDIDIDFDDEGRSRVMEYVIEKYGANQVAQIITYGTMAAKSSIRDTARVLDLPLHDADRIAKLIPNMKLAKIFGLDDAKLKSSLRAEELEKVNELKNIAEGDDLEALTVNQARVLEGSVRNTGIHACGVIITPDDITKFVPVSVAKDSDLYVTQFDNSVVESAGLLKMDFLGLKTLTLIKDTVKLVKYKHGIDLNPDEFPLDDEKTYELFQRGETVGIFQYESAGMQKHMKDLKPTVFADLIAMNALYRPGPLEYIPSFIKRKHGEEEIKYDLDAMEEYLKETYGITVYQEQVMLLSQKLAGFTKGEADVLRKAMGKKIFALLEQLKPKFLDGGEAKGHSRETLEKVWKDWEAFASYAFNKSHSTCYAWIGYQTAYLKANYPAEYMAAVLSNNMNDIKQVTFFLEECKRMGIEVLGPDVNESYYKFTVNKDNAIRFGMGAIKGVGRGAVETIVSGREDGRYKSVFDLAKRIDLRAANKKAFENLALAGGFDSFTDTHRAQYFHDEGDGITFLEKAIKYGAKFQENENSAQVSLFGEASDVQIPEPQVPPCDTWGTMEKLKREKEVVGIYISGHPLDDFKTEIEVFCNGNVGAFNNLEALVNREVSFAGVISDVQHRVSKNGKGWALFTVEDYTDSYEFRMFGEEYLKFRHFLMINSFIYIKAFVREGWTNRETGKKGDPRLQFNSMEQLQDVMDKYARKLTIHLKLEELLEERIDSLKEVISMHKGDHILNFVVYEMENEIKLTMPSRKQKVHISNELLSELKEQEVVYKLN; encoded by the coding sequence ATGTACCTAATTTTTGATACAGAAACCACCGGTTTACCAAAACGTTGGGATGCCCCCATTACCGATGTCGACAACTGGCCAAGAGCCATTCAAATTGCATGGCAGTTGCACGACGAAATGGGGAATGTTATAGAACATCAAGATTATCTCATTAAACCAGAAGGCTTTAATATCCCTTTCGATGCCGAGAAAATTCACGGTATTTCCACCGAATTAGCGCTAGAAAAAGGGTATCCACTCCAAGAGGTATTGGAGAAATTTAATATTGCCTTAAATAAAACCAAGTTTGTGGTGGGGCAAAACGTTGGTTTCGATGTAAATATTATGGGTGCCGAATTCCATCGCGATGGCATGGAGAGCAGCTTGGTAGATTTACCAGTATTGGACACCTGCACCGAAACTACTGCAGAGCTTTGTAAAATCCCGGGAGGGCGTGGTGGAAAATTTAAGCTCCCCACTTTAACCGAGCTTCATGAGTTTTTATTTAATGAACCTTTTGCAGAAGCCCACAATGCCACGGCCGATGTTGAGGCGACAACACGCTGCTTTTTGGAATTAATCCGTAAAGAAGTTTTTACTGCGGAAGAATTGGATGTCTCTCCAGAATACTTCAGGAATTTCTCTGAAGCCAATCCGCAGCCAATTGAGCTGATTGGTTTAAAACACATCAATCTTAAAAAAGCTTCCGAAGAAATAAGGAAACAACTGGCTAAGGAGGCGCCTTCCGAAGAAATATCCAAAGAAGAGCTTCATCAAAATATCAAAGAACTTGCTGAGGTTGAGTTTGCACACCTGCACAACTATTCGCAGTTCTCCATTTTACAGGCCACATCGAGCATTCCCGATCTAGTAGCGGCAACGGCAAAAGCGAACATGCCAGCTGTAGCGCTTACCGATATGGCGAATATGATGGGGGCTTTTCATTTTGTAAAAGAAGTAGGAAACCACAACAAAGCAGTCCAGGCTAAAATTGACGAAGCGCTAGCCAATGGCGAAGAACCAACGGAAAAACTGATTAAACCCATCGTTGGTTGTACGCTGAACGTCTGTGAAAATCACTTGGATAAGTCAGTTAAAGACAATGGTTACCAAATTGTGATGCTCGCCAAAAATAAAAAAGGGTACCATAATTTGGCTAAAATGTCTTCTATAGCCTATACGAAGGGATTTTATTACGTTCCGCGGATTGATAAAAAAGTAGTGGAACAATACAAAGAAGACATTATTGTGCTTACGGGGAATTTATATGGGGAAGTGCCCAGTAAATTGTTAAATGTTGGTGAAGTACAGGCCGAAGAATCCTTGTTGTGGTGGAAAGAACAATTTGGGGAAGATTTGTACGTGGAAATTATGCGCCACGACCAAGAGGATGAAAACCGAGTGAATGATGATTTGGTGAAATTGGCAAATAAGCACCAAGTACAGCTAGTAGCTACCAATAATACTTATTACATTGGGAAAGAAGATGCCAATGCGCACGATATTTTATTATGCGTAAAAGATGGGGAGAAAAAAGACACCCCTATAGGTCGCGGTCGCGGGTATCGGTATGGCTTGCCAAATCAAGAGTATTACTTTAAGAGTAGCGACGAAATGAAGGCTATTTTTAAAGATCTTCCAGACGCTATTTTTAACATACAGGGAATTATAGATAAAATTGAGCCTTTTGAATTGGCCCGGGATGTTTTATTACCTGCGTTTACCATTCCAGAAGAGTTTCAAGTTGAAGAAGATAAGCACGATGGTGGTAAAAGGGGAGAGAATATATACCTCTATCACCTCACTTATGAAGGTGCTAAAAAGAGATATCCTGAGATTACTGATGAGATAAGGGAGCGACTCGATTTTGAGTTGAGTGTTATTGAAAACACTGGTTATCCTGGATATTTTTTAATTGTACAGGACTTTATAGCAGCGGCGCGGGAAATGGATGTTTCTGTTGGCCCGGGACGTGGATCAGCGGCGGGATCTGCAGTTGCTTATTGTTTGGGGATTACCAATATAGATCCCATTCACTACGACCTACTTTTTGAGCGGTTTTTGAATCCAGACCGTGTGTCCCTTCCCGATATCGATATTGATTTTGATGATGAAGGACGTAGCCGGGTTATGGAGTATGTGATTGAAAAATATGGTGCCAACCAAGTAGCACAAATTATTACCTATGGTACCATGGCCGCCAAATCCTCCATTCGAGACACGGCGCGAGTACTGGATTTGCCTTTGCACGATGCCGATAGAATTGCCAAGCTAATTCCAAATATGAAGCTGGCCAAGATATTTGGTTTGGATGATGCCAAATTAAAAAGCAGTCTAAGGGCAGAAGAGCTGGAGAAGGTAAATGAGCTTAAAAATATTGCTGAAGGAGACGATCTGGAGGCTTTAACAGTAAATCAAGCCAGGGTTTTAGAAGGTTCTGTAAGGAATACGGGAATCCATGCTTGTGGGGTAATTATTACCCCTGATGATATTACCAAGTTTGTACCGGTTTCCGTAGCTAAAGATTCTGATTTATATGTAACACAGTTCGATAACTCGGTTGTGGAAAGTGCGGGGCTGTTAAAGATGGATTTTCTTGGGTTAAAAACGCTGACCCTTATTAAGGATACCGTAAAGCTCGTGAAATATAAACACGGGATTGACTTAAATCCTGATGAATTTCCGTTGGACGATGAGAAAACCTACGAACTTTTTCAGCGTGGGGAAACGGTAGGGATATTTCAGTATGAATCTGCTGGGATGCAGAAACACATGAAAGATCTGAAGCCCACCGTTTTTGCCGATCTTATTGCGATGAATGCCCTTTACCGCCCTGGGCCTTTGGAGTACATTCCGAGTTTTATTAAAAGAAAACACGGAGAAGAAGAGATTAAGTACGATCTCGATGCCATGGAAGAATACCTCAAAGAAACTTATGGAATTACAGTTTACCAAGAGCAGGTGATGTTGCTGTCGCAAAAACTGGCTGGTTTTACCAAAGGTGAAGCCGATGTTTTACGAAAAGCGATGGGTAAAAAGATATTTGCCCTGCTGGAACAACTAAAGCCTAAGTTTTTAGATGGTGGGGAAGCGAAAGGTCACTCCCGTGAAACCCTAGAAAAGGTTTGGAAAGACTGGGAGGCATTTGCCAGTTACGCCTTTAACAAGTCCCACTCCACTTGCTATGCATGGATTGGTTACCAAACAGCTTATTTAAAGGCAAATTACCCTGCGGAATATATGGCGGCTGTACTGTCTAATAATATGAACGATATTAAGCAGGTAACCTTCTTTTTAGAGGAATGTAAACGTATGGGGATTGAAGTGTTGGGGCCAGATGTGAATGAGTCTTACTATAAATTCACCGTAAATAAAGACAATGCGATCCGTTTTGGAATGGGTGCCATTAAAGGGGTTGGCCGTGGTGCGGTGGAAACCATTGTTTCTGGAAGGGAAGATGGTAGGTACAAATCGGTTTTCGATCTTGCCAAACGCATCGACTTAAGGGCTGCCAATAAAAAAGCGTTCGAAAATTTAGCTTTGGCTGGAGGTTTCGATTCTTTTACCGACACGCATCGTGCCCAATATTTTCATGACGAGGGCGATGGGATCACTTTTCTGGAAAAAGCCATTAAGTATGGTGCAAAATTTCAGGAAAATGAAAACTCTGCACAGGTAAGTCTTTTCGGCGAAGCCAGTGATGTGCAAATACCAGAACCACAGGTGCCACCATGTGATACTTGGGGAACTATGGAGAAACTGAAGCGGGAGAAGGAAGTAGTGGGAATTTATATTTCTGGTCACCCTTTGGATGATTTTAAAACCGAAATCGAAGTATTTTGCAATGGAAATGTGGGAGCTTTCAATAATTTAGAAGCTTTAGTAAATCGCGAAGTTTCGTTTGCGGGTGTAATTTCCGATGTGCAACATCGAGTTTCCAAAAATGGAAAGGGGTGGGCGCTCTTTACGGTTGAAGATTATACCGATAGCTATGAATTTAGAATGTTTGGTGAGGAATATTTAAAGTTCCGTCACTTCTTAATGATCAATTCTTTTATCTATATCAAAGCGTTTGTGCGGGAAGGTTGGACCAACCGGGAGACGGGAAAAAAAGGGGATCCCCGTCTTCAATTTAATTCCATGGAGCAACTGCAGGACGTAATGGATAAATATGCGCGAAAACTCACGATACATTTGAAGTTGGAAGAGCTACTGGAAGAACGAATTGATTCCCTCAAGGAGGTTATTTCCATGCATAAAGGGGATCACATCTTGAACTTTGTAGTGTACGAAATGGAAAATGAAATAAAGTTAACCATGCCCAGTAGAAAACAAAAAGTACATATTTCCAATGAATTGTTAAGTGAATTAAAAGAGCAAGAGGTCGTTTACAAACTAAATTGA
- the folK gene encoding 2-amino-4-hydroxy-6-hydroxymethyldihydropteridine diphosphokinase, producing the protein MIHYKRTYLSIGSNLGDKFYNLQQAVQQLKEKAGLVVSCSPIYQTPAWGFSGADFYNICVGLDTELQPQELLDCMLQIEKSMGRVRSEANGYAPRTVDLDILFYEDEILEEPDLFIPHPHLQKRKFVLQPLADIAPGKVHPVLLKSIIELLDVCEDESELEQTNLIISLEKKDFSKFNFIAIEGNIGAGKTTLANKIAEDFNGKLILERFADNPFLPKFYEDRSRYAFPLEMSFLADRYQQFTDDTSRPDLFKNFMVSDYDIFKSLIFAKVTLQEDEFLLYRKVFNFMYKEVIKPDVYVYLYQNTERLLQNIKKRGRSYEQSIPPDYLERLNEGYLDFIKTHPEVHPLVIDVSDLDFLQNKNDYQFIIDKIHDF; encoded by the coding sequence ATGATTCATTACAAACGCACATACCTCTCAATAGGGAGCAATCTTGGAGATAAATTTTACAATCTTCAACAAGCAGTTCAGCAACTCAAGGAAAAAGCGGGCTTAGTGGTTTCTTGTTCACCTATTTACCAAACCCCGGCCTGGGGATTTTCTGGAGCCGATTTTTACAATATCTGTGTGGGTTTAGATACCGAGCTACAGCCTCAAGAACTGTTGGATTGTATGCTTCAGATTGAAAAATCCATGGGCAGGGTGCGAAGTGAAGCCAATGGTTACGCACCGAGGACAGTAGATCTTGATATTTTATTTTATGAAGATGAAATATTGGAAGAACCAGATCTTTTCATCCCACATCCACACTTGCAAAAGCGTAAGTTTGTGCTACAGCCTTTGGCGGATATTGCTCCTGGAAAAGTACATCCAGTGCTGCTGAAAAGTATTATAGAACTGCTGGACGTGTGTGAAGATGAAAGCGAACTCGAACAAACAAATCTGATTATTTCACTGGAAAAAAAAGACTTTTCTAAGTTTAATTTTATTGCCATTGAAGGCAATATCGGTGCTGGAAAAACCACATTGGCCAACAAAATAGCAGAAGATTTTAATGGAAAACTGATTTTGGAAAGGTTTGCAGACAATCCTTTTCTTCCTAAATTTTACGAAGATAGAAGTCGTTATGCTTTTCCTTTGGAAATGTCTTTTTTGGCAGATCGGTACCAACAATTTACTGATGATACTTCGCGTCCAGACCTTTTTAAAAATTTTATGGTGAGTGATTACGATATCTTTAAATCGCTCATTTTTGCTAAGGTTACTTTGCAAGAAGATGAATTCCTTTTGTACAGAAAAGTTTTCAATTTTATGTACAAGGAAGTTATTAAACCCGATGTTTATGTGTACCTGTATCAAAACACCGAACGGTTACTGCAAAACATAAAAAAGCGGGGTAGGAGTTACGAGCAAAGTATCCCGCCAGATTATCTCGAAAGGTTAAATGAAGGCTACTTGGATTTTATTAAAACGCACCCAGAAGTACATCCCTTAGTTATAGATGTTTCCGATTTAGATTTCTTGCAGAATAAAAACGATTATCAGTTTATCATCGATAAAATACACGATTTTTAG
- a CDS encoding RNA methyltransferase — MRKLKNNELERLNVEEFKEAEKTPLIIVLDNIRSLNNIGSVFRTADAFLIEKIYLCGITATPPHKDIHKTALGATESVAWEYVEDTVSLVEKLKQDGVVTVAIEQAENATMLNDFQIESGKKYAVIFGNEVKGVKQKVVSSVDKVIEIPQYGTKHSLNISVSTGVVVWDLFAKLKTQSKQN; from the coding sequence ATGCGGAAGCTAAAAAACAACGAACTCGAAAGACTGAATGTAGAAGAATTTAAAGAAGCGGAGAAAACACCTCTTATCATTGTTTTAGACAACATCAGAAGTTTAAACAACATAGGTTCGGTTTTTAGAACTGCTGATGCTTTTCTAATTGAAAAAATTTATTTGTGCGGTATTACGGCCACGCCACCACATAAAGACATCCATAAAACCGCTCTTGGAGCTACAGAAAGCGTAGCTTGGGAATATGTAGAAGACACTGTTTCTTTGGTGGAGAAACTTAAACAAGATGGCGTGGTTACCGTGGCTATTGAACAGGCGGAAAACGCGACGATGCTAAACGACTTTCAAATTGAATCAGGAAAAAAATATGCCGTTATTTTTGGCAATGAGGTAAAAGGAGTAAAGCAAAAGGTGGTTTCTTCCGTAGACAAAGTGATAGAAATTCCGCAATATGGCACCAAACATTCTTTAAATATTTCGGTAAGCACAGGAGTGGTTGTATGGGACTTATTTGCAAAACTTAAAACCCAATCTAAGCAAAATTAA
- the mutS gene encoding DNA mismatch repair protein MutS, which translates to MKQYNAIKAKYPDALLLFRVGDFYETFGEDAVHAAKILGIVLTHRNNGGDRTELAGFPHHSLNTYLPKLVKAGQRVAICDQLEDPKQTKTIVKRGVTELVTPGVALNDDILTAKSNNFLCAIHFSKKQYGISFLDVSTGEFLTAEGNEEYISKLLQNFSPSEVLISKKFKTDFKAAFGNEFHTFFMEDWVFQEDYTHETLNNHFQTKSLKGFGIAHLQHGIIASGAALHYLSETQHNKLQHITAINRIAEEEYVWMDRFTIRNLELYQAPSASAVTLLDVIDKTISPMGGRLLKRWLALPLKNIDKIKQRHEIVEYLSNNTGIMEGFRNQIKQISDLERLISKVATGKINPREVVLLKNSLNAIVPIKKTAESSKNDALKVIGDRLNACDVLRERISKTLHDEAPVNINKGNAIATGFSKELDELRNLAFSGKDYLDSMLEREMKNTGITSLKIASNNVFGYYIEVRNTHKDKVPEEWIRKQTLVNAERYITEELKEYEAKILGAEEKIAILEQQLFTQLVTWMHSYIQAVQTNAGLIAQLDCLCGFVQLATENNYVLPDMDDSFDLEIENGRHPVIEKQSPPGEVYIANNTTLNRDEQQIIMITGPNMSGKSAILRQTALIVLLAQMGSFVPAEKARIGIVDKIFTRVGASDNISLGESTFMVEMNETASILNNVSERSLILLDEIGRGTSTYDGISIAWAIAEYIHEHPGKAKTLFATHYHELNEMTETFSRIKNFNVSVKELKNNVLFLRKLIPGGSEHSFGIHVAKMAGMPQQVIHRANKILKKLEKSHSSEELTDNLKASQNEMQLSFFNLDDPLLENIKEEILHTDIDTLTPVEALMKLNEIKRMLVKK; encoded by the coding sequence ATGAAGCAGTACAATGCCATTAAGGCGAAATATCCAGATGCACTTCTGCTATTTCGGGTGGGCGATTTTTATGAAACTTTTGGTGAAGACGCTGTGCATGCGGCTAAAATATTGGGTATTGTACTTACGCATAGAAATAATGGTGGCGATAGAACCGAGTTGGCGGGTTTTCCACACCATTCTTTAAATACATATTTGCCAAAATTGGTGAAAGCAGGGCAACGGGTAGCAATTTGCGACCAATTGGAAGATCCTAAACAAACTAAAACGATTGTAAAAAGAGGGGTAACAGAGTTGGTTACGCCTGGGGTTGCCTTAAATGATGATATTCTTACGGCAAAATCCAATAACTTTTTATGTGCCATCCATTTTAGCAAAAAGCAGTATGGGATTTCTTTTTTGGATGTTTCCACTGGTGAATTTTTAACGGCCGAAGGAAACGAGGAATATATTTCCAAGCTCCTTCAAAATTTTAGTCCGAGTGAAGTTTTAATTTCCAAAAAGTTTAAAACTGACTTTAAAGCTGCTTTCGGGAATGAATTTCATACTTTTTTTATGGAAGATTGGGTTTTTCAGGAGGATTACACCCACGAAACCTTAAACAATCATTTTCAAACCAAATCACTTAAAGGATTTGGAATAGCCCATTTGCAGCACGGAATTATAGCTTCGGGAGCTGCTTTGCATTATCTTTCGGAAACGCAGCACAACAAACTACAGCATATTACGGCCATTAACCGTATTGCCGAAGAGGAGTACGTATGGATGGATCGTTTTACCATCCGAAATTTGGAATTATACCAAGCACCTTCAGCAAGCGCAGTAACCTTACTCGATGTAATCGACAAAACGATTTCTCCCATGGGTGGGCGTTTGTTAAAACGTTGGCTGGCGCTTCCGTTAAAAAATATAGACAAAATAAAACAACGGCATGAGATTGTAGAGTACCTTTCTAATAACACTGGGATTATGGAGGGATTTCGAAATCAGATAAAACAGATCAGCGATTTAGAGCGCCTTATTTCCAAAGTAGCTACGGGAAAAATAAATCCGCGCGAAGTGGTGCTATTAAAAAATTCCCTAAACGCTATTGTACCCATTAAAAAAACTGCGGAAAGCAGTAAAAACGATGCCCTAAAAGTAATTGGAGATCGTTTAAATGCTTGCGATGTGCTACGCGAACGCATCTCGAAAACACTGCACGATGAAGCTCCTGTAAACATAAACAAGGGAAATGCTATTGCTACGGGTTTTTCTAAAGAGTTGGATGAGCTTAGAAACTTGGCCTTTTCGGGGAAAGATTACCTCGATAGTATGCTGGAACGGGAAATGAAGAATACGGGGATAACTTCCTTAAAAATAGCCAGCAACAACGTTTTTGGATACTATATAGAGGTTCGAAACACGCATAAGGACAAAGTTCCAGAAGAATGGATTCGTAAGCAAACCTTGGTAAATGCAGAGCGTTACATTACCGAAGAACTAAAAGAATATGAGGCAAAGATTCTGGGGGCGGAAGAGAAAATAGCCATTCTGGAACAACAATTATTCACCCAACTGGTAACCTGGATGCATTCCTACATTCAAGCAGTGCAAACCAATGCGGGATTAATTGCGCAATTAGATTGTTTGTGCGGGTTTGTTCAATTGGCTACGGAAAATAATTATGTATTGCCCGATATGGACGATTCTTTCGACTTGGAGATAGAAAACGGAAGGCATCCGGTGATAGAAAAGCAATCACCACCAGGAGAAGTCTACATTGCCAATAACACTACTTTAAATAGGGATGAACAACAAATAATAATGATTACAGGACCCAATATGAGCGGTAAATCCGCCATTCTCCGGCAAACCGCTTTAATTGTGCTTTTGGCGCAAATGGGAAGTTTTGTTCCTGCGGAAAAGGCTCGAATCGGTATTGTAGATAAAATATTTACGAGGGTAGGGGCGAGTGATAATATATCCCTCGGGGAATCTACATTTATGGTGGAAATGAATGAAACAGCTTCCATATTGAACAATGTGTCAGAGCGTAGTTTAATCCTTCTAGATGAAATTGGTAGGGGAACCAGTACCTACGATGGGATTTCTATAGCGTGGGCCATTGCGGAGTACATCCACGAACATCCGGGAAAGGCGAAAACACTCTTTGCCACACATTACCATGAGCTTAATGAGATGACGGAAACCTTTAGTAGAATTAAAAACTTCAATGTTTCTGTAAAAGAGTTGAAAAACAACGTACTCTTTCTTAGAAAGTTGATACCTGGTGGTAGTGAGCACAGTTTCGGTATTCATGTCGCAAAAATGGCGGGAATGCCCCAACAAGTAATTCATCGGGCAAATAAAATATTGAAGAAGCTTGAAAAATCGCATAGCAGCGAAGAACTTACCGATAATTTAAAGGCAAGTCAAAATGAAATGCAGTTGAGTTTCTTTAACCTGGACGACCCTTTATTGGAGAATATAAAAGAAGAGATCTTACATACCGATATAGACACCCTAACGCCTGTAGAAGCCCTAATGAAGCTAAACGAAATAAAAAGAATGTTGGTTAAGAAGTAG
- a CDS encoding App1 family protein, which yields MFKYISHLIDNPDPVIIMPYGGYANDDEIHGQARVLEDEGIEEFSENTVGGRVLRSFKRFETDEYKNAHVRVRWQEGEKELISDTEGYVYLDTSHSLNLKHMKTLWIPVTYELIENEEVKFSITTEIMKPAPTAEYGIISDIDETIIETGLGSFLKWKVLVNTFLKTVDERLPLEGAQELYSLLHGGSTGYKDNPFFYLSNSPWNLYDYLISFLEKFKFPRGTLLLRDIGLENKKKESFLEGNKFVKISHILETYPKLHFILIGDAQDLDPDIYLEIARKYPSQIKAIYIRLIRNKHKMKKVKALIEKNSDIEVLLISDSDEAEVHARMNGWIV from the coding sequence TTGTTTAAATATATATCACATCTAATTGATAATCCAGATCCTGTAATTATAATGCCCTATGGGGGGTATGCTAATGATGATGAGATTCACGGTCAAGCACGGGTTTTAGAAGATGAAGGAATTGAGGAATTTTCAGAAAATACGGTGGGGGGAAGGGTGCTCCGTTCATTTAAACGTTTTGAAACAGACGAGTATAAGAATGCCCATGTAAGGGTGCGGTGGCAAGAGGGTGAAAAAGAACTTATTTCTGATACTGAAGGGTATGTATACTTGGATACCTCGCATTCGTTGAATTTAAAGCACATGAAAACGCTTTGGATACCGGTTACCTATGAATTGATCGAGAATGAAGAAGTGAAGTTTAGTATAACAACCGAAATAATGAAGCCTGCACCAACTGCGGAGTATGGAATAATAAGTGATATTGATGAAACTATTATTGAAACCGGACTTGGTTCTTTTCTCAAATGGAAAGTACTTGTAAATACTTTTCTTAAAACGGTGGATGAACGCCTACCTTTGGAGGGTGCTCAGGAGTTATACTCACTTCTACATGGTGGTTCTACCGGTTATAAAGATAATCCCTTCTTTTATTTATCCAACAGCCCATGGAATCTTTATGATTATTTAATTTCTTTTCTCGAGAAATTTAAATTTCCCAGGGGGACGTTATTACTGAGGGATATTGGTCTTGAAAATAAAAAAAAGGAGTCCTTTTTGGAAGGGAATAAATTTGTGAAAATTAGTCATATTTTAGAAACTTATCCCAAACTCCATTTTATCCTAATTGGAGATGCACAAGATTTAGATCCCGATATTTACTTAGAAATTGCCAGAAAATATCCTTCACAAATAAAGGCGATTTACATACGGTTAATTAGGAATAAACATAAAATGAAAAAGGTTAAAGCTCTTATCGAAAAAAATAGTGATATTGAAGTATTGCTCATTTCAGATAGTGATGAAGCCGAAGTACATGCTCGTATGAATGGGTGGATTGTATAG